CCTATTTCTCCATTTCCTGCCAGAGGCTTAACAGGCGAAGAAGTAGAAAAAACAATAGAAGACTACGTCAATTGTGCTAAGATGGCTCAATACGCCAACTATGATGGTGTGGAAATCATGGGTTCTGAAGGCTATTTGATAAATCAATTTATAGTAAAAAAAGTAAACAAACGCACCGACAAATGGGGCGGTTCTTACGAAAACAGAATTCAGTTTCCTTTAGAAATTATTAGAAGAACTAGAGAAGCGGTTGGCAAAAACTTCATCATCATTTATCGTCTTTCTATGTTGGATTTGGTAAAGGACGGCAGTACATGGGAAGAAGCCGTGCAGCTAGCGAAAGAAGTAGAAAAAGCAGGTGCTACTATTATAAATACTGGAATAGGCTGGCATGAAGCACGAATACCTACCATCGGCACTGTGGTACCCAAAGGTGGTTTTGCGTGGGTTACCAAAAGAATGATGGGTGAAGTCAACATTCCGCTTATAGCGACCAACCGTATCAACATGCCCGATGTGGCAGAAAACATTTTGGAAGAAGGCTGTGCCGATATGGTCTCCATGGCAAGGCCTTTTCTTGCTGACCCAGAGTTGGTTTTAAAAGCGATGGAAAACAGGTCACAAGAAATCAATACGTGCATTGCCTGTAATCAGGCGTGCCTTGACCATACGTTTACTATGCAAGTTTGCTCTTGTATTGTAAATCCGAGAGCATGTCATGAAACTGAGTTAAATCATTTACCTACCACTAATAAAAAGAAAATAGCCGTAGTGGGTGCCGGGCCTGCTGGTTTGGAGTTTTCAACTACCGCTGCTAAAAGAGGACACGAAGTACATTTGTTTGAGGCAGAGCCCCAAATAGGTGGTCAGTTCAATATGGCCAAAGAGATTCCAGGTAAAGAAGAATACGCTCAAACCATCAGGTACTATGGCGAAATGTTAAAGAAGTATGGTGTTCAGGTCAATTTGAACACTAAAGCTACTTTGGAAACGCTATCAAATACCAATTATGACGAAATCATTTTAGCTACAGGAGTAAGCCCTAGAAAAATTAAAATAGAAGGCTCAGAGCATCCAAAAGTATTAAACTACGCTGATGTTTTATATAGAAAGAAGCCAGTAGGAAAACGGGTAGCCATCTTGGGTGCAGGAGGAATTGGCTTTGATATGGCCGAATACCTCGCTCATGATATGTCGCACGAATCAGTGAGCTTAAATGTAGCAGATTACATGAAAGAATGGGGTGTTGACATGACTTATCAGCATGAAGGAGCATTGGCAGAAGCTGCTCAACCGCTACCCTCTCCTCGTGAAATTTACTTATTAAAGCGTTCATCTGGAAAGCATGGCAAAGACCTTGGAAAAACCACCGGTTGGATTCATCGTTCTAGTTTAGCTATGAAAAAAGTAAACCTTATTGGTGGGGCTAAATACCTTAAAGTAGATGATGAAGGACTTCACATAGAAGTAGATGAGCAAGTGCAAGTTATTCCGGTGGATAATGTGGTGGTTTGTGCAGGCCAAGAACCTTTAAGAGCTATGTTTGAAGAACTTAAAGCTTCTGGAAAATCTATTCATTTAATTGGAGGAGCTAATATAGCAGCCCAATTGGATGCTAAACTAGCTATCAAAGAAGCCGCAGAATTAGCAACAAGCATTTAAGCTTATAAATTTCACTAATCTTAAAATGAAAGACTCCTTCAAAAAGGAGTCTTTTTTTGTTCTAATGGTAAAGCACCAATCGGCATCGTTAGTAATATTTAGCCACTAAAGGTTATTCAAATTAAGACAGGGAGCCGTAAACTACAGCATGTAAAAAGCCTCTGTATTCTGAGGTAAAAGTAAAACTTGCAGACGGTGCTTTATCGATAATTATGAAAATGCATGAGATAACCTCTATCTCAAGAGGTTATTCCTGTACACTTGTGATGTACCACATGGCAATAGGAGACAAATGGAGATTACGAAAGAAGTAATCCAGCTTTACGCCCTAGTGTTGGCTATATTATCCATTTTTTTTAGCACCTCTTCCGCTTCCATAAATTTAGCGTCACTCATTCTTCTGTTAGAACGAGAAAGGTTTCTTGCTTCCTCTAACAATGACATGTATTTGCCATAGAGTTTTTCTTCTTCCGTTTTCTTCTTAAAAAAACTAAACATACTATTAAAATTTAATGGCAGACAAACCGCCGTCTATGTGTAAAATTTGACCAGTGATCCAACTGGATTTATCACTCAATAAAAATGCAGCAGCTTCTGTAATATCATCTACCGACCCTATTCTTCTCATAGGGTTTTTCTCTGCCTGAGCGTCCTTTTTAGCCTCCGAATTTATTAGTCTATCGCTCAATGGCGTTTCTGTTAGAGAAGGAGCAATAGCGTTAACTCTTATAATAGGAGCCAACTCCGCCGCTAAAGCTCTTGTCAAACCTTCCAAAGCTCCTTTTGAAGCTGAAATTTGACTATGAAAACTAAAACCTTGCTGCACCGCTATAGTAGAAAAAAACAATACGGAAGCGTTCTTTGACTTTTTGAGATTAGGCAAAATCGATTTGAGAATTTCTGTAGCTCCCACTACCTGAAGCTTATAATCTTCTATCAAGTCTTCCGCACTAAATCGACTAAAAGGTTTCAGATTAATACTACCAGGACAATAAACAAAACCATCAAGACTTTCGGGAAGGAAATCAATGGGAAGGACACCATTTAAGACATCTAATTTTTGATAAGAAACATTACCAAAATTGGCTTTCTCATTAGTATTGAAAGTACTGTAAACCTTATGACCTTCCTTGCTAAGTTTTTCAACTAAGGCAAGCCCAATACCCGAAGAACCTCCTACCACAAGAAAATTTGACATAAACTATTTTTGTTTAATCAAATGTACTATTTATTAAACAATATATAATCTATGCGAGTGATTTATTTAATCAATTTCCAAAAAAAGCAGATTGGTCGATATCATTTTTTACTTCTTAGATGAATATATTTCCGCAGCCAATACTTAAAATGAAAAACACAAGCAATGAATGTGACAGTAAAAGTAAATTTCATTCTCTTTAGAAACGAGACTGATGAACAAGGTACAATAAGGTGATATTACACCTTAGACACGGAGCGGTCAAACGTGCTGTTTTTACCAACCGCCTAGACAGTGGTGTATCCAATTACCAAAAAAAGTATACTATACGGAGCAACTGCAGAAAGTCTAAAAAAATGCGATGGTGAGTTTATAGCTTACATAGAAACCATAAATAACACCATGACAGACCCTGTAATGTCAGGAAATCTTATTTATACTCAGAGCTAAGCTGGGGAGCCAAGTTTAAATCCATGCTAAAGCCAGTGAAGCAAGAATGCGTGCTAGACTTCTCTGAAATTGATGAAATATAAGACGCTATATTAAATGTTTATTTAACAATATAAAGCTTTTGACACCATGGAGTTTCGTTAGGCATTTGCCAACTCACTCACGGCGTTCCAGGCCATTAAGCCCATTCCTATTTCAATAGCGTTTTCGTCCACATTAAACGTAGGAGTGTGTACGCCAGAAACTATTCCTTTGGCCTCATTTCTCGTTCCTAATCTATAGAAACAAGAGTCCACCACTTGTGAGTAAAACGCGAAATCTTCCCCTGCCATCCAAAGGTCAAGGTCTACCACGTTTTCTTTACCCATATAAGTCTCAGCTGCTTTTCTAATCTTTCTAGTCAACTCGGGATTGTTTTCTAAGTAAGGATATCCTCTGATAACTTCAAATTGACAAGTAGCTCCCATAGATTCTGCCATAGTTTCTGCCATTTTTTTGATGAGTCCTAGGCCTTTTTCACGCCATTCTTCATTCATATTTCTAAACGTGCCGTCAATCTTCACTTCGTTAGGAATGACATTGGTAGCACCAAGACCTACTATTTTACCAAAGGTCAAAACAGAAGGATTGGTAGGTTTTCTGTTTCTAGAGACTATCTGCTGTAAAGCAACAATAATGTGCGAAGCCACTAAAATAGGATCAATGCATTGATCGGGAGCTGCTCCATGCCCACCTTGACCTTTCACTGTCAAATAAATTTCATCTGTGCTGGCCATATACATGCCCTCTCTGAAACCTATTTTCCCTACAGGAATATTTGGAGCTACATGCTGCCCGAGCATACCATCAGGTCTTGGATTTTCTAAAACTCCCTCTTTTATCATGATGGAAGCTCCACCTGGTGCTTTTTCTTCTGCAGGTTGAAAAACCAATTTGACAGTTCCTTCAAATTCGTCTTTTATAGCCGTCAATATCTTAGCCGTTCCTAATAAAGAAGTAGTATGTACATCATGCCCACAAGCATGCATCACACCCTCATTTTTAGATTTATAAGAAATATCGTTTGCTTCAAAAATCGGTAAAGCGTCCATGTCAGCTCTTAAAGCTACTACCTTTTTTGTTGGGTTTTTACCCTCAATAAGTGCCACCACACCTGTACCTGCAATTCCATGCTCAGGTTTCAAACCCATTTCCTTCAATTTGCTGACCACAAAAGCAGATGTTTCATGCTCATGAAAAGACAGCTCAGGATTTGCGTGTAAATGCCTTCTAATGGCTACTGAGTCTTGAAATTGGTCGGCGGCTAAACCTTTTATTTTATCTATCAGATTCATATCACTTATTTATTGCTACACAAAACTACTCGTTTTAAATCTCCTCTACCAGAATCAATTGCAGTATTCTTAGCTAAAAAAACTTCGATTTACTTTCTTTGCTATAATTTAGTGTTTCAATGATAGTATTTGTAATGGGTGTTAGCGGCTGTGGAAAATCTACAGTTGGAGATATGTTGGCTAAAGAATTAAACGTTCCATTTTATGATGGTGATGATTTTCATCCACAAGTTAACATCAATAAAATGAGCGAGGGTATTCCCTTAAATGATGATGACCGACAAGGATGGTTAGAATCAATGAATAAAAAGGCTTTAGCAGCAAAAGAAGGTGCAGTCTTTGCTTGTTCCGCTCTCAAAGAAAAATACAGAGAAATCTTATTCAAAAACACTGGTAACGATGCATACTTGATTTATTTAGAAGGTTCTTTTGAACTTATAGATGCACGTATGCAGGCTAGAAAAGACCATTTCATGCCACCAGACTTATTAAAATCTCAATTTGCAACACTCGAAGTTCCAAATTATGGACTTCATATTTCTATTGACCAAAACCCTGAAAACATCTTAAAAGACATCACAAATCAAATGGAAAAACCTACACAAGAATTCGGACTAGTGGGATTAGGCGTAATGGGAAAAAGCCTTGCTAGAAATCTCGCAAACCATGGTTTTAACTTAGCTCTTTATAATCGTTATGCAAAAGGCAGCGAAGAGAAAGTGGCAGAAAGGTTCATAAATGAGTTTGATGAACTGAAAACTGCGAAAGGTTTTGAAGACATGCGAGGTTTTGTACAATCACTAGAAAAACCAAGAAGGGTTTTCTTAATGGTGAATGCCGGTAAAGTAACAGATTACGTTATTAGTGAGCTTTCTGAATTGCTTGATGAAGGTGACGTTATTATTGACGGAGGAAACTCTCACTTTACTAATACAGAAAGACGTGGTGCTGAATTAGCCGAAAAAGGAATTCAGTTTATTGGTACAGGTGTTTCAGGTGGTGAAGAAGGTGCATTAAAAGGGCCATCTATCATGCCTAGTGGTGATAAAACTGCCTATGACAAAATTGCTCCTTACTTAGAAGCTATTGCTGCAAAAGACAAAAACGGAAAAGGCTGCTGTACTTATGTAGGAAAAGGTGGCTCAGGCCATTACATAAAAATGGTACATAACGGTATTGAATATGCCGAAATGCAACTATTGGCAGAGGTGTTTGCCATACTCAGATATAATAATGGTTTATCACCAAATGTAATTTCAACAATTCTTGAAGAATGGAATAAGGGAGTGCTCAGCAGTTATCTGCTAGAAATCACCTACAAACTTCTTAAGAAGAAAGAAGGTGATAAATACATGGTAGATATTATTCTAGACCAAGCTGGTAATAAAGGTACAGGCAGCTGGACCACAGAATCAATGGCAACTTTAGGTATTCCGGCCACTATGATTTCTTCCGCTTTATTTGCTAGGTATATTTCTGCTTTTAGAACCAAGAGAACAGAATTGACTGCCAAGTTTGACTTCAAAATTGAAAATCAGTCAACAACCGAAGTGGAGGATTTGAAAAAGGCTTATTTACTGGCAAGGCTTGTTAATCATCAGCAAGGTTTTGAACTAATAGCAGAAGCTTCTTCAAGATACGAATGGGGTTTAAACCTTTCTGAAATTGCTAGAATTTGGACGAATGGCTGTATTATTCGGTCGGGATTAATGGAGACTTTGATAGATACTTTAAAGAATAGTACTTCGCTCCTACTGTCAGAGAATAAGGAAAAACTAAGCTCGGAACTTCAGGCCTTAAGAAATATAGCTACAGTGGGCATTAATTCAGGTATTTCGATGCCTTGTCACTTATCTGCTTTAGATTATTTAAATGCCAATTTATATAATCACCCTACGGCAAATATTATTCAAGCTCAGCGTGATTTCTTTGGTGCTCATACTTATAAACGTGTAGATGCTGCTAATGGTAAGTCTTACCATACTATTTGGGAGTAGCTTATCTTAGATGTTTGGATAGTTTAGCTTTAAGGTGTGCTGGTAGGTAGAAACCTTCAATCTTTTCCAACTCATTTCCCTTTGAGTCGGTTACAATTAATGTTGGAAAAGATTTAACACCATATTTTCCGCTTGCTTCCAAACCGTCAAAGGAATCAGCATCTAGTTTATACATACTATAATTCCTTTTTATAAAAGAATCTAAAACAGGATCTGAATAGGTTTCGCTTTCCATTCTTATACACGGAGCACACCAGCTAGCCCAAAAATCAATAAGTATTGGCTTTTGCTTTAGTTGCCCCTCCAAAATTATATCATCAATTCCCCCTTTATAAAGACTTATTTGATTTTTAACTTTTACCGGTGACTTTACTGTACAGCCAATAAAGAAAAACAACATCGAAAAAGTTATAAGTATATATTTCATAGAGGTAAATTTGGGCGATATTTATGTATTAAAAAAGGGGACAAGCCCCTTTTCTAACGATTCATATTTGTAATTCTTACTTAGTAAGCTACTCCAAGAGATTTTAACGTCTCTAAATTCAAGTTTCCTTGAGGAAGTTTCTTATCTAATTGATACTTAAGAAGAGCAGCTTTTGTCTGTCTTCCAAAAACATTATCAATAGGACCTGGATTGTAACCCTTATCTCTAAGTGCTATTTGAATAGACCTGATTCTATCTGTTGTAATTTTTGATTGGCATAATACTTCTACCCAGTCATTATATTCGATTTCACTCGATAAACTCGCGAAACTATATGCATCAAATTCTGCATCAATCTTAGACTCTCTACTACTTGCCGGAGTTTTCACTACCGTTTTACTAATATTAGTAAACACAGCTGGAATTGTTATTTCATTTGAAGAAGCAATCTTATCAACTGACTGTCTGGTTATAGTCGTGAAAGTTGCAGGAATTGCCACTTCTCTAGTAGTTGGCTGCTTATCAATCAGGTATTTTGTAACCGTTGCATATTCGGCAGGTACATCAAGACTAGTGACTCTTGCACCACAGCCATTGTTATTAGTCGCTACTGCGTTTGAACCATCAAGGTTTCCTAAATTATCTTTACAGTTATACTTTTTAACTGTTCTAAACTGAGCAGGTACTTCTAGCTCTCTGGTACTTGCGGGCTTAACTAATACCGTTCTACTTTTTGCTACATATTCAGCAGGTATTACTACTTCGCGAACTGTAGCTTCGGTTGCTAAAACATCCACACTGTAAGTTTGATACTTTTCAGCAATTGCGTTTGTTGCCACTGAAGCAGACTTGTCAAGCACCTGACGAGTTATAGTTTCATAAACTGCAGGAACTGTGTACTCCTTAACCTCAGCATCTTTTACTAATACTGTTTTAGTTACTGAAGTATACTGTGCCGTGTTAACACCATTCTTAAATGCACTAGCACCAGAAAGTGAACCCTTTGCATTATCTGTATAACCATCAAAAACAGCTCTGCTTACTGTTCTATAAACAGCTGGAATTTCTTTCTCAACTACGCTGGCTGGTGTAGCAAGAACCGTTCTTGTGATTGTCTTTGTTTGAGCTGGAGATGTAGTTTCCGAAACACTCGCTGCTTTTTTCAACACCTTTTTAGTGATTGTCTTATAAACCGCTGGTACTTCCACTAAACAAATAATACTACAATCATCAGGATTTGCAGAAAGACATGATGGGTCTTTTCCTTGCTCATATTTTGTGAAAGAATCTTTCACTTTAACTCTTTCTGTTACAGTTTCATAAACTGCTGGTGTACTTCTAAGGTTTTTGATAGCTTCTCTTATTACAACCGTTTCCGTCTCCGTTTTATAAGTAGCAGGTATTACTACATATGTCTTACTAGCCGCCTTTACTAAAAATTGTTCTGTAACAGTTTTATACTTTGGCAATTTGGCTCCACTTACACTAGGTGCTGCATCTCTAGTTTTAAAACTTTGTTTTTCAGTTTTAAACTGAGCTGGAATAACTTCATATTTAACGTATGAAGGTTTCACCATAATTCTTTCCGTTTCTGTTTTAAAACTTACGTTATTATCAGCATTTAGAACGCTGTAACCTTGATTAGTAAGAAACCTTCTTGTTTCCTTCTTATAGGTAGCAGGCACTACTTCTAATCTTTTACTGGCCTCTTTTACTAATACATTTTCAGTAATAGTTTCAAAAGTTGCAGGGATTACCTCAATAGTCTTGTAGGCTTCTTTTACCAGCTTAGTTTCTTCAATAGGTGTGAAACATGGCTCATTAAGTTCTCTTGCATTAAGAGCTCTACCGTTTACACTTTCGCCAGCACATGAAAGAATTGAAAAACTCTTATAAGCTGGAGAAGACATATAACGCTCCGTAGCTGTTTTATAAGTACCAGAATTAGGAACCAACTCTACTCTATTAGCAGCGTCTCTGGTCATAAAACTTTCTTGAGTACTTTTAAAAACTGGCTGATTAACGCTAAATCTTGAACTCGCTTCTTTCACAAGAACAGAAATACTTTCAGTATCCAGTGAAGCGGGAATCACTTGAAAAGCATTAGCTTCTTCTTTTGCAGTAAATCGCTGTGTTTCTTCATCAAAAACCATTGGTTTTAAACATTTTGCGTAACATTTACCAGGAATGGCATTGGGAGGTAAATCTGTTTGGCCAAAAGAATAAGAGACCGTCAGAAATAATGCACTAAGGCTTAGTACTATTTTTTTCATATTAAAGGGGTTTTTTAAGTAATTAAGAGACCTCATACATATCGTGTATGCTAGCGTCTCATACTTAAGACTATATGTAGACCAAAGGTCACATGTACATCTACCAATTCCCCTAGAACGTCGAATTTATATATACATAATGCAATTATTTATTTAAATACTTATAGCAATTTCTCTCAAAATAGTAGCATTGTGATAAAGATTATTACTTCTTTACTATTCCTATAATCTAGGTCAATTGTCTTAAACAGCAGATTCCAACAATTTTTTGCTATTTAAAATCACTCGTAAAAAGAAAAAATTCAAGGCTTATTAAAATAAATTTCAATAAACCTTGAATTCTATAAGTCAGGTCAACACTAATCTAAAATGTTTACCCTTATTAAACTGCCTTAAATTTCCCAGGAACCGGAATCGGATAGAATCCGTCAGCATCTGGCAATGACTTAGGCATAGAATCCCAAGTAAAGCTTTCTGGTGCCAAAGAAATTTCAGATTTAAGAGCTTCTTCCATAGTGATTTTTTGACCAGAATAAGTCGCCATTCTACCTAAAATAGAAGTCATGGTACTCATAGCACCATTAACAGCATCATTTACAGGAATATTATTGACAATATTATGGAAAAGAACATCATGCTCTACTTGATAAGGATTCTTATCTTCTCTCCCTCTATGTCTCCAAAGGCTATTACCCTTTAGATCCATTATTTTGCCTTCAGTAGCACGTCCCTTAGTACCTACTAGGTGCTCTGAAACATTAGCTACTGTACCAGGTTGGTGACGGCATTGGCTATCCAATATCATTCCATCGGCATATTCAAATTGAACCACATGGTGGTCAAAAATCTCACCATATTCTTTGCCTTTTCTTACTTCTCTTCCGCCAATACCGATAGCTTCTGTAGGATATCCTCCTTTAAACCAGTTGATAACATCAATATTGTGAATATGCTGCTCAGAGATATGGTCTCCACATAACCACACGAAATAATACCAGTTTCTCATTTGGTACTCCATTTCGGTCATGCTGTCTTCACGTTTTTTGACCCAAACACCATCATTATTCCAGTAACATCTTGCCGATACTATATCGCCAATCATCCCTTGGTCTATTACTCTTTTATGAGTTTCTAAGTAAGATTTTTGATAATGTCTTTGAAGACCTACTACTACCTTAAGGTCTTTCTTTTTGGCTGCTTCAGCAGCATCCAAAACTCTTCTAATTCCTGGAGCATCTGTAGCTACAGGCTTTTCCATAAATACGTGCTTGTTCTGACGAACAGCCTCTTCAAAATGGATAGGTCTAAAACCCGGAGGTGTAGTCAATATTACTACATCTGCTAGTGCAATTGCTTTTTTATAAGCATCAAAACCAACAAACTTATTTTCTTCAGGTACTTGTACTCTACCAGCTACTTCACCTTCTAAAGCCCTACCAGATGTTAATTTTTTATAGCAATCATCTAATCTATCGCGGAAAGCATCTGCCATGGCAACCAACTTTACATTTTCTTTAACAGACAATGCTTGGAATGCCGCACCAGAACCTCTACCTCCACAGCCTATAAGAGCCACTTTAACTTCGTCAGCTCCACTATAAAAGGCAGATGACATTAATGGATTCGCAATTAGGGCGGTTCCGCCCGCAAACATAGCAGAGTTTTTAATAAAGGCTCTACGATTTAAATCTTTCATTATTTCAAAGGGTTTTTAAATGGTTGAATAATTAAAACTAAAGAAAAGAGGCGATAAAAGGAAAATTACTAGTCGAACCGCCACTTTTTAATGACTATTTGTCCTTAGGAGGGGGAGCAAAATACTTTTGAATCTCTGCTTTTGATGGTTGTACGGCTGGCCTCACCAATCTGAATCCTAAAAACGGAGCATCTGTTAGCCACCAATCGGACTTTGGTATTTGAGGATCCGTTCTCTTTAATCTTTCAGTAGAACCTGTCCTTGCTGCCGAACGAAGTGCATCTGCATCATCGTCCCAGTTTCCACCTTTTATAGTATGGGGATATAACGTAGTAGGTTCAAAATAAGGGTCTTTTACACCATTTTTAAGCTCTGAATGAAGATTGCCCTTATATTGGTCTGACGTCCACTCTGACACATTGCCATACATGTCGTAAAGTCCCCATTCGTTTGGCTTCTTCTCTCCTACCAAAGCATAAGCTCCGTCAGAATTGGCATAAGACCAAGCATAATCATCTAGCTGACTGACATCATCTCCAAAGTGCCAAGCCGTGGTACTTCCTGCTCTTGCAGCATATTCCCATTCGGCTTCTGTTGGCAAACGATAAAATACACCTGTTTTTTTATAAAGCCACTCGCAAAAAGACCTTGCGGCATACTGCGTTACATTACAAACGGGAAATCCTCCATTTTTACCTTGACCAAAAGACATCTCCACATAAGGTTTGGTAGGCCTTGAGATACCATCAAGTACCAAATTCTTGTCAATTTCTAATTCACTGTTTTGATAAATCAAATACAAATCCCAAGTGGTTTCATATTTCGCCATCCAAAAAGGACTTACTTCCACTTTAACTTGCGGACCTTCATTTTCCTTTCTTAGTGACTCACTTTCTGGGCTTCCAAACAAAAACTCCCCACCGGGTATGGCAAGCATATCAAAACCTTCATGTGTGTTAGGTATTTCTTGATGATAATCTTCTATATCCTTCTGATTTGTAGTTAGCGTAAAAAGCAGGATAAAACTTAAAATAATTTTCATTTATATTTTTTCAATTTCGGGTTTCAATAGTCTAAAAGTCATTCTGTGCAAATAGGTTACACCATGCTCTTTGATGGCTGCTCTATGCTTTATGGTAGGATAACCTGCATTAGTTTCCCATCCATATTGCGGAAATTCTTGTGCATAGCTATCCATCAGTTTATCTCTATATGTTTTCGCTAAAATACTAGCAGCCGCTATGCTTTGGTATTTTCCATCACCTTTTATAATGCAAGTATGCGGAATAGATAAATAAGGAACAAATCTATTTCCGTCCACCAAAAGATGTTCTGGCTTTATAGAAAGAAGTTTTGTGGCCTTATGCATAGCTAAAATACTGGCTTGCAAAATATTAATTTCGTCAATCTCTGTTTGAGAACAAATACCGACAGCATAAGCCAAAGCATCTTTTTTTATTATTTCTGCCATACGTTCACGATCTTTCTTGCCAATCTGCTTAGAATCGTTAAGCTCTAAATTGTCATAATCTTTTGGCATTATCACGGCAGCAGCCACTACTGGACCTGCTAAACAGCCTCTTCCGGCTTCGTCTAATCCTGCTTCTATACAGTCTTTATTAAAATAGGGTTTAAGCATGTATGCAAGTTAGATAAAGAACACAAAAAAAGCAGCCCCTTTTCAGAGACTGCTTCAATATATTTTGAGATAATTAATTATCTATACGCCTAAGTAAGATGGAGAAATCATAGAAACTGCTTTAGCTTCTAAGAAAGACTCACCCATAAGGTATTGGTCTACCGCACGAGCAGCTTCACGCCCCTCTGAAATAGCCCATACTACCAAAGATTGACCTCTTCTCATAT
This sequence is a window from Arcticibacterium luteifluviistationis. Protein-coding genes within it:
- a CDS encoding NADPH-dependent 2,4-dienoyl-CoA reductase, with the translated sequence MTKYPKLLEPLDLGFTTLKNRVLMGSMHTMLEDIPGGHEKLAAFYRERAKGQVGLIVTGGIAPSKEGMALPFGEPLDTKEKAEEHKIVTSAVHEEGGKICMQILHVGRYGYTENNVSASDTKAPISPFPARGLTGEEVEKTIEDYVNCAKMAQYANYDGVEIMGSEGYLINQFIVKKVNKRTDKWGGSYENRIQFPLEIIRRTREAVGKNFIIIYRLSMLDLVKDGSTWEEAVQLAKEVEKAGATIINTGIGWHEARIPTIGTVVPKGGFAWVTKRMMGEVNIPLIATNRINMPDVAENILEEGCADMVSMARPFLADPELVLKAMENRSQEINTCIACNQACLDHTFTMQVCSCIVNPRACHETELNHLPTTNKKKIAVVGAGPAGLEFSTTAAKRGHEVHLFEAEPQIGGQFNMAKEIPGKEEYAQTIRYYGEMLKKYGVQVNLNTKATLETLSNTNYDEIILATGVSPRKIKIEGSEHPKVLNYADVLYRKKPVGKRVAILGAGGIGFDMAEYLAHDMSHESVSLNVADYMKEWGVDMTYQHEGALAEAAQPLPSPREIYLLKRSSGKHGKDLGKTTGWIHRSSLAMKKVNLIGGAKYLKVDDEGLHIEVDEQVQVIPVDNVVVCAGQEPLRAMFEELKASGKSIHLIGGANIAAQLDAKLAIKEAAELATSI
- the gndA gene encoding NADP-dependent phosphogluconate dehydrogenase yields the protein MIVFVMGVSGCGKSTVGDMLAKELNVPFYDGDDFHPQVNINKMSEGIPLNDDDRQGWLESMNKKALAAKEGAVFACSALKEKYREILFKNTGNDAYLIYLEGSFELIDARMQARKDHFMPPDLLKSQFATLEVPNYGLHISIDQNPENILKDITNQMEKPTQEFGLVGLGVMGKSLARNLANHGFNLALYNRYAKGSEEKVAERFINEFDELKTAKGFEDMRGFVQSLEKPRRVFLMVNAGKVTDYVISELSELLDEGDVIIDGGNSHFTNTERRGAELAEKGIQFIGTGVSGGEEGALKGPSIMPSGDKTAYDKIAPYLEAIAAKDKNGKGCCTYVGKGGSGHYIKMVHNGIEYAEMQLLAEVFAILRYNNGLSPNVISTILEEWNKGVLSSYLLEITYKLLKKKEGDKYMVDIILDQAGNKGTGSWTTESMATLGIPATMISSALFARYISAFRTKRTELTAKFDFKIENQSTTEVEDLKKAYLLARLVNHQQGFELIAEASSRYEWGLNLSEIARIWTNGCIIRSGLMETLIDTLKNSTSLLLSENKEKLSSELQALRNIATVGINSGISMPCHLSALDYLNANLYNHPTANIIQAQRDFFGAHTYKRVDAANGKSYHTIWE
- a CDS encoding Lacal_2735 family protein translates to MFSFFKKKTEEEKLYGKYMSLLEEARNLSRSNRRMSDAKFMEAEEVLKKMDNIANTRA
- a CDS encoding thioredoxin family protein; translation: MKYILITFSMLFFFIGCTVKSPVKVKNQISLYKGGIDDIILEGQLKQKPILIDFWASWCAPCIRMESETYSDPVLDSFIKRNYSMYKLDADSFDGLEASGKYGVKSFPTLIVTDSKGNELEKIEGFYLPAHLKAKLSKHLR
- a CDS encoding M20 metallopeptidase family protein is translated as MNLIDKIKGLAADQFQDSVAIRRHLHANPELSFHEHETSAFVVSKLKEMGLKPEHGIAGTGVVALIEGKNPTKKVVALRADMDALPIFEANDISYKSKNEGVMHACGHDVHTTSLLGTAKILTAIKDEFEGTVKLVFQPAEEKAPGGASIMIKEGVLENPRPDGMLGQHVAPNIPVGKIGFREGMYMASTDEIYLTVKGQGGHGAAPDQCIDPILVASHIIVALQQIVSRNRKPTNPSVLTFGKIVGLGATNVIPNEVKIDGTFRNMNEEWREKGLGLIKKMAETMAESMGATCQFEVIRGYPYLENNPELTRKIRKAAETYMGKENVVDLDLWMAGEDFAFYSQVVDSCFYRLGTRNEAKGIVSGVHTPTFNVDENAIEIGMGLMAWNAVSELANA
- a CDS encoding SDR family NAD(P)-dependent oxidoreductase, with translation MSNFLVVGGSSGIGLALVEKLSKEGHKVYSTFNTNEKANFGNVSYQKLDVLNGVLPIDFLPESLDGFVYCPGSINLKPFSRFSAEDLIEDYKLQVVGATEILKSILPNLKKSKNASVLFFSTIAVQQGFSFHSQISASKGALEGLTRALAAELAPIIRVNAIAPSLTETPLSDRLINSEAKKDAQAEKNPMRRIGSVDDITEAAAFLLSDKSSWITGQILHIDGGLSAIKF